In a single window of the Blastopirellula retiformator genome:
- a CDS encoding response regulator → MIMESTPELDPVSECGGSRGRVLICDDDWSQREVLSLILRKNGFETLDTGLGDECRRYAASEQISAVLLDIDLPDANGLDICEELADAQATYQVPIIVISGMDQADIVRTARRNGARFFLQKPYDPAAVIALLERSLDETSPW, encoded by the coding sequence ATGATTATGGAGAGCACCCCCGAGCTCGATCCAGTTTCTGAGTGTGGTGGATCCCGAGGTCGCGTACTGATTTGCGACGACGACTGGTCGCAACGCGAGGTGCTGTCGCTGATCTTGCGAAAAAATGGGTTTGAGACGCTCGATACCGGGCTGGGTGACGAATGTCGGCGGTACGCTGCCAGCGAACAAATCTCGGCCGTTTTGCTGGACATTGACCTGCCAGACGCCAATGGCCTCGACATTTGCGAAGAGTTGGCTGACGCTCAGGCGACCTACCAAGTGCCAATTATCGTGATCAGCGGCATGGATCAAGCCGATATCGTTCGCACTGCGCGACGCAACGGAGCCCGGTTTTTCCTGCAGAAACCGTATGATCCAGCCGCGGTGATCGCCCTGCTAGAGCGTTCCCTTGATGAGACTTCTCCTTGGTAA
- the fusA gene encoding elongation factor G: MNLAKLRNIGISAHIDSGKTTLSERILFYSGRIHKIEDVRGGGDGATMDHMELEKERGITITSAATSVEWKGHPINLIDTPGHVDFTVEVERSLRVLDGAILVLCSVGGVQAQSLTVDRQMKRYKVPRLAFINKMDRTGANPDKVVQQMRDKLGVDAIPFQIPIGLEDKLEGVVDLVEMKAYYNEGSQGEIVKEAEIPADLMDKAQEARQHMLESLSLYSDELMELLLAEEEVPTDLIHKVTHDAVIGLNITPVFMGSAYKNKCVQPLLDAVTRYLPSPLEIQYKAKDVEDPNKLIPLSCDDDKPFVGMAFKIVEDPYGQLTFMRIYQGKIEKGKGYVNQRTGKTDRFARIVRMHSDKREEIDSAGAGDIVAVMGVDCASGDTYASERNYCSLESIFVPIPVIKISVAPKSRDDSDKLSKALLRFRKEDPTFHVFTDEETNETIIAGMGELHLDVYVERIRREYKVEVVTGPPKVSYREAPSKAVEFNHKHKKQTGGSGQYGHIVGSMEPQEDGGEEFIFEDKISQGRIPKEYIPAIQKGFEDVLAKGPVAEFPVVGLKVTLTDGSYHDVDSSEMAFRVCAQGCFRENFMKMKPALLEPIMKVEIEVPENFQGPVTGDVIARRGMVTNTETNADTTVITAELPLAGMFGYATVLRSMTQGQGTFSMEFEAYKPTPSNIQEEVVAERKKEKEANAK, encoded by the coding sequence ATGAACCTCGCCAAACTGCGAAACATCGGTATTTCCGCTCACATCGACTCTGGAAAAACGACCCTAAGTGAGCGCATCCTGTTCTACAGCGGCCGTATCCACAAGATCGAAGACGTCCGCGGCGGCGGCGACGGCGCGACCATGGACCACATGGAGCTCGAAAAAGAACGTGGTATCACGATCACCAGCGCCGCGACCAGCGTCGAGTGGAAGGGTCACCCGATCAACCTGATCGACACCCCTGGCCACGTCGACTTCACCGTCGAAGTGGAGCGTAGCCTCCGCGTGCTCGACGGCGCCATTCTGGTCCTCTGCTCGGTCGGCGGCGTTCAAGCCCAATCGCTGACCGTCGATCGCCAGATGAAGCGATACAAGGTTCCGCGCTTGGCGTTCATCAACAAGATGGACCGTACCGGCGCCAACCCCGATAAGGTTGTGCAGCAGATGCGCGACAAGCTGGGCGTCGACGCGATTCCGTTCCAGATTCCGATCGGGCTGGAAGACAAGCTGGAAGGCGTCGTCGACCTGGTCGAAATGAAGGCCTACTACAACGAAGGCTCGCAGGGCGAAATCGTCAAGGAAGCCGAAATTCCGGCCGACCTGATGGACAAAGCCCAGGAAGCCCGTCAGCACATGCTTGAATCGCTCTCGCTTTACAGCGACGAGTTGATGGAACTGCTGCTGGCCGAAGAAGAAGTGCCGACCGACCTGATTCACAAGGTCACCCACGACGCGGTGATCGGCCTGAACATCACGCCGGTTTTCATGGGCTCGGCCTACAAAAACAAGTGCGTGCAGCCGCTGTTGGATGCGGTCACTCGTTACCTGCCGTCGCCGCTGGAAATCCAGTACAAGGCGAAGGACGTCGAGGACCCGAACAAGCTGATCCCGCTCTCTTGCGATGACGACAAGCCGTTTGTCGGCATGGCCTTCAAGATCGTCGAAGATCCGTACGGCCAGTTGACCTTCATGCGGATTTACCAAGGCAAGATCGAGAAGGGCAAAGGCTACGTCAACCAACGTACCGGCAAGACCGACCGCTTCGCCCGTATCGTGCGGATGCACTCCGACAAGCGTGAAGAAATCGACTCCGCTGGCGCCGGCGACATCGTCGCGGTGATGGGCGTCGATTGCGCCTCAGGCGATACCTACGCCTCGGAACGGAACTACTGCTCGCTGGAAAGCATCTTCGTGCCGATCCCGGTCATCAAGATCTCGGTCGCTCCGAAGAGCCGCGACGACAGCGACAAATTGAGCAAGGCTCTGCTCCGCTTCCGCAAAGAGGATCCGACGTTCCACGTCTTCACCGACGAAGAAACGAACGAAACGATCATCGCGGGCATGGGTGAATTGCACCTGGACGTTTACGTCGAACGCATCCGCCGCGAGTACAAGGTGGAAGTGGTCACCGGCCCGCCGAAGGTTTCGTACCGCGAAGCCCCGAGCAAGGCGGTCGAGTTCAACCACAAGCACAAGAAGCAGACGGGTGGTTCCGGTCAATACGGCCACATCGTCGGCTCGATGGAACCGCAGGAAGACGGCGGCGAAGAATTCATCTTCGAAGACAAGATTTCGCAGGGTCGCATTCCGAAGGAATACATCCCGGCGATCCAGAAGGGCTTTGAAGACGTCCTGGCCAAAGGCCCGGTCGCTGAATTCCCGGTCGTCGGCCTGAAGGTAACTTTGACCGACGGTTCGTACCACGACGTCGACTCGTCCGAAATGGCGTTCCGCGTTTGTGCCCAAGGCTGCTTCCGTGAGAACTTCATGAAGATGAAGCCCGCGTTGCTGGAACCGATCATGAAGGTCGAAATCGAAGTGCCCGAAAACTTCCAGGGTCCGGTGACCGGCGACGTCATTGCTCGTCGCGGCATGGTGACCAACACCGAAACCAACGCCGACACGACGGTTATCACCGCCGAACTGCCGTTGGCCGGAATGTTCGGTTACGCCACGGTCCTGCGTAGCATGACGCAGGGTCAGGGCACCTTCAGCATGGAATTCGAAGCGTACAAGCCGACGCCGTCGAACATCCAGGAAGAAGTCGTCGCCGAACGCAAGAAGGAAAAAGAAGCCAACGCGAAGTAG
- a CDS encoding 5-formyltetrahydrofolate cyclo-ligase: MPSASPSKSTLRQQHLAARNALKDRPERSKRIAIRLSDWDAFRQAETILCYVAARSEVDTRPILPELLSTGKRLVVAYCIDDEQLGLFHLTDLSELASGRFGILEPKAELRDSRRIAPAVIDLAILPGAVLDLRGNRIGYGKGYFDRLLAELAPETERCALAFECQLVDDVPTEPHDLPVDTLITENRLIDCRAFR, translated from the coding sequence GTGCCTTCTGCGTCTCCCAGCAAGTCGACCCTACGCCAGCAGCACTTAGCCGCACGTAACGCCCTGAAAGACCGCCCTGAGCGGAGCAAGCGGATCGCGATCCGGCTCTCGGATTGGGACGCGTTTCGCCAGGCCGAGACGATACTCTGCTACGTCGCCGCGCGTAGCGAAGTCGATACGCGCCCGATACTGCCCGAGTTGCTTTCAACCGGCAAGCGGCTGGTCGTTGCCTACTGCATCGACGACGAACAGCTAGGCCTATTTCATTTAACCGACCTCAGCGAACTCGCGTCTGGTCGCTTCGGAATTCTAGAACCTAAGGCTGAACTTCGAGATTCGCGACGGATTGCCCCAGCAGTGATCGACTTGGCCATTCTGCCGGGCGCGGTCCTCGACCTTCGCGGCAATCGTATCGGCTATGGCAAAGGATACTTCGATCGCCTGCTTGCAGAACTGGCGCCGGAGACGGAAAGATGCGCACTCGCGTTCGAATGTCAACTTGTCGATGACGTGCCGACGGAGCCGCACGACCTGCCAGTCGACACGCTGATCACCGAGAATCGCCTGATCGATTGCCGCGCGTTCCGCTAG
- a CDS encoding cysteine peptidase family C39 domain-containing protein: MYIAYAIVTWLSLTAFFAVRSLSRQWTPLVLDIAAAVVVLAIAGYAWFLWDNEVMAKWLPFSSLMVLGNWFPMGAAVMAAIVSNRLKEQGARRALPMGAMLCVGGFSSVYLVLGAAPQCGDLWSRDGICFQTTQKTCSAACAATLLGQYGLPASEQEMAELCFTRKGTSWKGVYRGLKLKTTGSGLDVSADKISFDQLAQLDRPVLIQVGIQQWESFGNSHGIELEEGWTPGTMHSVICLGVINDDQVLIADPNPAIGIEVWPRESLERLWQGKALYLTEKGESHAGLIGDNLRDLYVIR; this comes from the coding sequence ATGTACATCGCCTACGCGATTGTCACTTGGCTCTCTTTGACCGCGTTTTTCGCGGTGCGGTCGCTCTCCAGGCAGTGGACGCCGCTCGTTCTGGACATCGCGGCGGCGGTCGTGGTGTTGGCGATCGCAGGCTACGCGTGGTTCTTGTGGGATAACGAGGTCATGGCGAAGTGGCTTCCGTTTTCTTCCTTGATGGTGCTGGGGAATTGGTTTCCGATGGGCGCGGCCGTGATGGCGGCGATTGTCTCGAATCGACTGAAAGAACAAGGGGCGCGTCGGGCATTGCCGATGGGGGCCATGCTGTGCGTTGGCGGTTTTTCGTCGGTCTACTTGGTTCTTGGCGCCGCGCCGCAATGCGGCGATTTGTGGAGCCGCGACGGCATCTGCTTTCAAACGACTCAGAAGACCTGCTCCGCCGCTTGTGCGGCGACGTTGCTCGGGCAGTATGGTCTGCCAGCATCGGAGCAGGAGATGGCCGAACTCTGCTTCACGCGGAAGGGGACTTCCTGGAAAGGGGTTTATCGCGGCCTGAAGCTGAAAACCACAGGCTCAGGGCTCGACGTTTCGGCCGACAAAATCAGCTTCGATCAGCTTGCCCAGCTCGATCGCCCGGTCTTGATCCAGGTTGGCATCCAGCAGTGGGAGTCGTTTGGCAATTCGCACGGGATCGAGCTCGAAGAAGGTTGGACGCCGGGGACGATGCACTCGGTGATCTGCCTGGGGGTGATCAATGATGACCAGGTCTTGATCGCTGACCCGAACCCGGCGATCGGTATCGAAGTCTGGCCGCGCGAGTCGCTGGAGCGTCTGTGGCAAGGCAAGGCGCTCTACCTGACTGAAAAGGGGGAGAGCCACGCAGGTTTGATCGGCGACAATCTGCGCGACCTGTACGTCATCCGCTAG
- a CDS encoding tetratricopeptide repeat protein yields the protein MRALLLILTIAVSLTCAAPSSLRADDAPQINELVRTASGLVKSAKGEEEFAAIISVCDEAETLELPSEHAQYFTQLKAWAHNKRGEALADKAAQASDPAEMAKLDQAALADFDAAVKLQPKMASAVHNRAVSLAAAGKSDEALEDFNLAIELNPKYANAWFNRGELNYQAGRVRQAISDYNRAIQLKSTDPGAFNSRGNAQYLAENYQAALADFGQAIRLAPQDPLGYANRADAYSDLGYWDRAIRDYRQALQLDSESARVKQGLAWVLATCPQADLRNPEQAMQFAAEAAAQLESPDARYLDTVAAAQANLGQFDEAAQTAEQAKAIATEPHAEQIDARIKLYKSQQPFREPSR from the coding sequence ATGCGCGCACTCCTTTTGATTCTCACCATCGCCGTTTCGCTCACTTGCGCTGCCCCTTCTTCGCTGCGGGCCGACGACGCTCCGCAGATCAACGAGCTTGTCCGCACCGCCTCAGGCCTGGTGAAATCGGCGAAAGGGGAAGAAGAATTCGCCGCCATAATTAGCGTCTGCGACGAAGCCGAGACGCTGGAGTTGCCGAGTGAACACGCGCAATACTTCACCCAGCTAAAAGCCTGGGCGCACAACAAACGGGGCGAAGCGCTCGCCGACAAGGCGGCCCAGGCCAGCGATCCGGCCGAGATGGCAAAGCTCGACCAGGCGGCGCTCGCCGATTTCGACGCCGCCGTCAAACTCCAACCGAAAATGGCTTCCGCCGTCCACAATCGCGCCGTCAGTCTAGCCGCCGCTGGGAAAAGCGACGAGGCCCTCGAAGACTTTAACTTGGCCATTGAGCTGAATCCCAAGTACGCCAACGCCTGGTTTAACCGGGGCGAACTCAACTATCAGGCCGGGCGGGTCCGTCAGGCGATTTCCGACTACAACCGGGCGATCCAGCTGAAGTCGACCGACCCTGGGGCCTTCAACAGCCGCGGAAATGCCCAATATCTGGCCGAAAACTACCAGGCCGCGCTCGCCGACTTCGGCCAGGCGATCCGCCTGGCGCCGCAGGATCCGCTCGGGTACGCCAATCGAGCCGACGCCTACAGCGACCTCGGCTATTGGGACCGGGCGATCCGCGATTACCGCCAGGCCTTGCAACTCGATTCGGAGTCGGCTCGCGTCAAACAGGGCCTGGCTTGGGTGCTGGCCACCTGTCCGCAGGCCGATCTGCGCAACCCAGAACAGGCGATGCAGTTCGCAGCCGAAGCGGCGGCTCAGCTCGAATCGCCCGACGCGCGGTACCTGGACACGGTCGCGGCGGCCCAGGCCAACCTGGGACAATTCGACGAGGCGGCCCAGACCGCTGAACAGGCGAAAGCAATCGCCACCGAGCCGCACGCAGAGCAAATTGACGCTCGCATCAAGCTCTATAAATCTCAGCAGCCATTTCGCGAACCTTCCCGGTAA